A region from the bacterium genome encodes:
- a CDS encoding HIT domain-containing protein → MNKEIIWAPWRIGYINKIEKRKCFLCYGYKSKKDKENFVVYRGDVSFIIMNIFPYNNGHLMVAPKRHIKDITSVNQKEEIEIMQLIKKSVSILKKVLNPDGFNIGLNLGKVAGAGLDDHIHFHIVPRWNGDTNFMPVISNTKVIPQSLSELYSVLIKEFK, encoded by the coding sequence CATGGAGAATTGGGTATATAAATAAAATTGAAAAAAGAAAATGTTTTTTATGCTATGGTTATAAATCAAAAAAAGACAAAGAAAATTTTGTTGTTTATAGAGGAGATGTTTCTTTTATTATTATGAATATTTTCCCATATAATAATGGACATCTAATGGTAGCACCTAAAAGGCATATAAAAGATATTACATCTGTTAACCAAAAGGAAGAAATAGAAATAATGCAGTTGATTAAGAAATCAGTTAGTATTTTAAAAAAAGTATTAAATCCAGATGGTTTTAATATAGGACTGAATTTAGGAAAAGTTGCCGGGGCAGGGCTTGATGACCATATTCATTTTCATATAGTTCCAAGATGGAATGGTGATACTAATTTTATGCCTGTGATTTCCAATACAAAAGTTATACCACAATCACTTTCTGAACTTTATTCTGTCCTTATAAAAGAATTCAAATAA